A single Carassius carassius chromosome 3, fCarCar2.1, whole genome shotgun sequence DNA region contains:
- the LOC132122779 gene encoding transcriptional adapter 2-beta-like has product MADLGKKYCVNCLADVTNLRIRCAECLDIELCPECFSAGAEIGNHRRWHGYQQVDGGRFSLWGPEAEGGWTSREEQSLLDAIEQYGFGNWEDMAAHVGASRTPQEVMDHYVIMYIHGNLGKACIPDSIPNRVTDHTCPSGGPLSPSLTTPLPPLDISVVEQQQLGYMPLRDDYEIEYDQEAEKLISGLSVNYDDEDIEIEMKRAHVDMYVRKLRERQRRKNIARDYNLVPAFLGRDRKDKERERAGGTGMVGGVGGAVGLGGGTTIIPTGSLGSSVAATPKRKITKEEKEQRTKLRALCQFMPQREFEEFFDNIHKERMLRAKVRELQRYRRNGITRLDESAEYEAARHKREKRKENKSISGSKRGSSGGGGATGLGGGAGAGGGLGGGGGVNAIKEEGKDSEFSAIENLSGFELLSDREKVLCNSANLSPTRYLTVKTIIIKDHLQKRQGIPSKSRLPSYLDKVLKKRILNFLSESGWISREAS; this is encoded by the exons ATGGCCGACCTAGGGAAGAAGTACTGCGTGAACTGCTTGGCAGATGTTACGAATTTGCGGATTCGCTGTGCCGAATGCCTGGATATTGAACTTTGTCCGGAGTGTTTCTCCGCAGGTGCCGAAATCGGTAACCACAGGCGATGGCACGGCTATCAGCAAGTTGACGGCGGGCGCTTCTCGCTCTGGGGTCCCGAGGCAGAGGGAGGATGGACCAGCAGGGAAGAGCAGTCGCTGCTCGATGCCATCGAGCAATATGGATTTGGTAACTGG GAGGATATGGCAGCCCATGTGGGTGCATCGCGCACCCCTCAGGAGGTCATGGACCATTATGTGATCATGTATATCCATGGGAATCTGGGCAAAGCCTGCATCCCTGACAGCATCCCCAACCGCGTGACAGACCACACTTGTCCCAGCGGAGGTCCGCTGTCTCCTAGTTTGACTACCCCATTGCCCCCATTAGATATATCTGTGGTAGAGCAGCAGCAGCTGGGATATATGCCACTCCGTGATGACTACGAGATCGAATATGACCAAGAGGCAGAGAAACTCATCAGTGGCCTGTCTGTGAACTATGATGATGAAGATATCGAGATCGAGATGAAACGAGCCCATGTGGACATGTATGTGCGGAAGCTGCGTGAGCGCCAGCGACGCAAAAACATCGCTCGTGATTACAATTTAGTGCCAGCCTTTCTGGGAAGGGACAGAAAGGATAAAGAGCGAGAACGAGCAGGTGGGACAGGAATGGTTGGGGGTGTAGGTGGAGCTGTAGGATTGGGTGGTGGCACCACCATCATTCCGACAGGGTCGCTGGGCTCCTCTGTAGCAGCAACACCGAAACGCAAAATCACCAAGGAAGAGAAAGAGCAACGGACGAAACTACGAGCACTCTGCCAGTTCATGCCACAACGTGAGTTTGAAGAGTTCTTCGATAACATACACAAAGAGCGCATGCTACGAGCGAAAGTTCGCGAGCTTCAGCGTTATCGGCGGAATGGCATCACGAGACTCGACGAGTCAGCCGAGTATGAGGCAGCACGTCACAAACGAGAAAAACGGAAAGAGAACAAAAGTATTTCTGGGTCAAAGAGAGGCAGCAGTGGTGGAGGAGGAGCGACCGGGCTTGGAGGAGGAGCTGGAGCAGGAGGTGGgcttggtggaggtggaggagtCAATGCCATCAAAGAGGAGGGGAAGGACAGTGAGTTCTCAGCCATCGAGAACCTGTCTGGCTTTGAGCTGCTGTCTGATCGGGAGAAGGTACTGTGTAACTCTGCGAACCTAAGTCCCACACGCTATCTGACTGTCAAGACTATCATCATCAAAGATCATCTACAGAAAAGACAAGGCATTCCCTCGAAAAGCCGCCTACCCAGCTACCTGGACAAGGTGCTGAAAAAACGGATTCTGAATTTCCTGTCGGAGAGCGGCTGGATATCCCGAGAAGCCTCGTAA
- the LOC132122784 gene encoding coiled-coil domain-containing protein 96-like, with translation MEKDSLELKHEESDVLENNPLVENTETIVDSTETARAPVEEEETEPLNIPEGVEDNLVKQGSQLTEDMSIVETSEPQISETEFGQHMITEEEDEEPLINETLEDTEGPEIGHFIDDLLSREDTEEEEQDEEDRHPAPDPESERSSPMNESTVPAEEEKTGLNINTAEYVALLPELQAESEKLSKINAQLQNKIAEYLSKKAGDKHPRLDRDISDQEQYQQYLDLMEELKVQNHGVSELHQLRTEELRQQSLEKLKQVEHELRSLAALKHEAAMTALTGKVGKQAALAKVEKLQADELKQEDKLASVRLNNIKLKNKICQLETELKSKRELADGLLLMDFEQLKTENQTFKDKLKERSEELLRLKRKVACSVQGISHVKEKLHFMQMENKVKHSQLMKTDALVALKREVLTRTRQARDGLRADNLKLQQRCGLLGNTTLLQDFEKKVDTSEFLQQRLEMLKRRHTELMLKCAGVKQKIEQSKPEGQ, from the exons ATGGAAAAGGACTCGTTGGAACTAAAACATGAAGAAAGTGATGTTTTAGAAAATAACCCACTGGTGGAAAACACTGAAACAATTGTGGATTCAACAGAGACAGCAAGAGCCCCGGTTGAGGAGGAAGAAACTGAACCTCTTAACATCCCAGAAGGTGTTGAGGATAATCTGGTCAAGCAGGGTTCACAGCTGACAGAAGACATGTCTATTGTTGAGACAAGTGAACCACAGATATCTGAAACTGAGTTTGGGCAACATATGATAACAGAAGAAGAGGATGAAGAGCCCCTTATTAATGAGACCTTGGAGGACACTGAGGGTCCTGAAATAGGACATTTCATCGACGATCTTCTATCTCGTGAGGACACTGAGGAGGAAGAGCAAGACGAAGAGGATAGACATCCAGCTCCTGACCCAGAGAGTGAGAGGAGCAGCCCTATGAATGAATCAACGGTGCCTGCAGAAGAAGAGAAGACTGGCCTCAACATCAACACTGCAGAATATGTGGCCCTGCTACCTGAACTACAGGCTGAGAGTGAAAAGCTCAGCAAGATAAACGCTCAGCTGCAGAACAAAATAGCAGAATACCTCAGTAAGAAGGCAGGTGATAAACATCCCAGACTGGACCGAGATATCTCAGACCAGGAGCAGTACCAACAGTACCTGGATCTCATGGAGGAGCTAAAAGTGCAGAACCACGGTGTCTCAGAGCTCCACCAACTGCGGACAGAGGAGCTGCGCCAGCAGAGCTTAGAGAAACTGAAGCAGGTGGAGCATGAGCTGAGATCCCTAGCTGCACTGAAACATGAAGCTGCAATGACTGCACTGACTGGTAAGGTGGGCAAACAGGCAGCCCTGGCAAAGGTGGAGAAGCTGCAGGCAGATGAATTGAAGCAGGAAGACAAGCTGGCATCTGTGCGTCTCAACAACATCAAGCTCAAGAACAAAATATGTCAGCTTGAGACAGAACTTAAATCCAAGCGTGAACTTGCTGATGGCTTGCTGCTGATGGACTTTGAGCAGCTCAAAACAGAGAACCAGACATTTAAAGACAAGCTGAAGGAGCGCAGCGAGGAACTACTTAGGCTCAAAAGGAAGGTCGCCTGCTCTGTGCag GGCATTTCCCATGTGAAAGAGAAGCTGCATTTCATGCAGATGGAGAATAAGGTCAAGCACTCTCAACTGATGAAGACAGATGCATTGGTGGCTCTTAAACGTGAAGTACTGACACGTACTCGTCAGGCTCGTGACGGACTGCGTGCAGACAACCTGAAGCTGCAGCAGCGCTGTGGCCTGCTGGGAAACACCACACTGCTGCAGGACTTTGAGAAGAAGGTAGACACCTCCGAATTCCTGCAGCAGAGACTAGAGATGTTGAAGAGACGTCACACTGAGCTCATGCTGAAGTGTGCAGGAGTCAAGCAGAAGATCGAGCAAAGCAAACCAGAGGGACAGTGA
- the LOC132128105 gene encoding zinc finger BED domain-containing protein 4-like has translation MQSLMGRPTLKLIQEVDTRWNSTFDMLQRLYDQREPVAAALSNLNNDTAPLTSIDYDIIQQSLSILQPFKLATTEMSEEKRVSASKLIPLYRMLQHKLAQKKGNATQESTVQLGSHLQEGLHSRCGGYESFRALALATLLDPRFKNVAFGNAAKAQEAEKHITLECASLMRSNTNPG, from the exons atgcagagcttgatgggaagaccaactctgaaactgatacaggaggttgacacgagatggaacagcacatttgacatgctacagcgcttgtatgaccaacgtgaaccagtggctgctgcactttccaacttaaacaatgatactgctccactgacaagtattgattatgacattattcaacaatcattgtcaatactgcaaccattcaaactcgcaacaacagagatgtcagaggaaaagagagtgtctgcttcaaagcttataccactgtacaggatgttgcagcacaagcttgcacagaaaaaaggaaatgcaacgcaggaatcaactgttcaattag gctcacatctgcaagaaggtctgcactccagatgtggaggttatgagagttttagagccttggcactggctacactgctggacccaaggttcaaaaatgtggcatttggaaatgctgccaaagcccaggaagctgaaaagcatatcacactggagtgtgcttcactgatgcgttcaaacacaaatcctg GTTGA
- the LOC132122790 gene encoding grpE protein homolog 1, mitochondrial-like translates to MASWCVRAIRQSSSNIASPSLGRVTPRLLCTAAQQKSSGTGTEEEKPEPVAAEKAFIEEKTQLEEQLKDITDKYKRALADTENLRQRSQKMIDDAKLYGIQGFCKDLLEVADILEKATESVPKTEISTANPHLKNLYDGLVMTEVQIQKVFQKHSLVKLNPDGQKFDPYEHEAVFHAPIEGKEPGTIAVVTKVGYKLHGRTLRPALVGVVKAP, encoded by the exons ATGGCGAGCTGGTGTGTGCGTGCGATCAGACAGAGCTCCTCTAACATAGCGTCCCCTTCACTCGGAAG GGTGACTCCACGCCTCCTTTGCACAGCAGCCCAACAGAAAAGCTCAGGAACTGGGACTGAAGAAGAGAAACCAGAGCCCGTTGCAGCTGAGAAAGCCTTCATAGAAGAAAAGACACAACTGGAAGAACAGCTGAAGGATATTACG GACAAATACAAGCGCGCACTAGCAGACACTGAGAACCTTAGGCAAAGGAGTCAAAAGATGATTGATGATGCTAAGCTTTATG GAATCCAGGGCTTCTGTAAAGATCTCTTAGAGGTGGCCGACATCTTGGAGAAAGCAACCGAAAGTGTACCAAAAACTGAAATATCTACTGCAAATCCACACCTGAAAAATCTTTATGATGGCCTTGTAATGACTGAGGTGCAGATCCAAAAGGTCTTCCAAAAGCACAGCCTTGTTAAGCTTAACCCGGATGGTCAGAAGTTTGACCCTTATGAGCATGAGGCTGTCTTTCATGCACCTATTGAGGGCAAGGAGCCAGGAACCATAGCTGTAGTTACCAAAGTAGGCTACAAGCTGCACGGTCGCACCCTCCGGCCAGCTCTGGTTGGTGTAGTTAAAGCCCCCTAA